Genomic segment of Rhodococcus rhodochrous:
CGGGGCGATCGAGGCCGCGACGAACGCCTGCACGCGCCAGCTGGTGGACCGGCTCGAATCGCTCGACATCCCGGTCACGGCCGAACTCGATTCCGACGGAACACATTCGTGGGGCTACTGGGAGGACGACCTCCGGAAGGCATGGCCGATCCTCGCCGAATCCATGGGCGCGGAGGCCTGATCCCGCAACGGGATGCCGCGTCGACCCGTCACCGATCGGAGCGGGAAGCGATCGCGGCGAGGCGCGTCGCGAGCCGGTCCGCGGCCGCCCGAAGTTCCGGCGGCTCGAGGACGACCGCCTCGAAACCCATTCGCGCGACGTGCATCACGACCCAGTCCGGATCGTCCGCGCCGACGACGAGCACGCACCACCCGTCCTCGTCGTCCTCGACCCGCCCGACCTGCGGTGGCACCATGTCGCGCACCTGGTCGGCGTCCGCCCGCAAGCGGATCCGCGCGATGTACCGGTAGGGGGACTCCGTCACCGAACGCTGGACGTAGGCCACCGGATCGGGATGCTGCCGTGGCCGGAACCGCCACGTCGTGGGGGCCACGTCGCGCATGCGGTCGAGCCGGAAGGTGCGCCAGTCGTCGCGATCGACATCCCACGCCATGAGGTACCAGCGCTGCCCCGTGGCGACCATCCGGACCGGCTCGACGGTGCGTTCGTCGTCCACCTCCTGCCGGGTGGTGTACCGGAACCGCACGCGGGTCGCGTCGCGGCATGCGCGGGCCAACGCCAGCAGCGTGTCGGCGTCGATCTCGGTGCTCGCGCCGACGACGGTCTCCGTGGCACCGTAGATCGCCCGTACCTCCTCGCGCAGACGCGGTGGCATCACCTGATCGAGCTTGGCCAGTGCGCGCAGGGCCGCCTCGGCGGCACCGGCGATCGTGCTGCCCGACGCCAGTCGCAGCGACACCGCCGTCGCGATCGCTTCGTCGTCGTGCAGGAGCAGCGGCGGCAGTCTCGTGCCGGCACCGAGTTGGTAGCCGCCGCCGACGCCGGGAGTCGCGCGGACGGGATAGCCGAGGGCACGCAGCCGATCGACGTCGCGGCGCACCGACCGATCGGTCACGCCGAGTTCCGCGGCGAGTTCGACGGCCGTCCACGACGGGCGGCTCTGCAACAGCGCCAGCACCCGCAGGACCCGTTCGGTGGTCGACTCGACGGTCACACGACGATCGTCGCACGGATCACGGACCGAATCTGTCCGGAATATGCGTCAACCTGGAGCCATGACAGAACTCGACCGGAATCACCTACTGCGACAGCAACTCGACTATCCGGTGCGCCGCCGCCTCGACGGCCTCACCGACGACGAGTACTTCTTCGAACCCGCACCGGACTGCTGGAGTGTTCGGCCGCGTGGGACGGGCACGGCTCCCGTGCAGGCGGGAGCCGGGGCGATGACCATCGATTTCGCGTTCCCCGAACCCGATCCACCCCCGTTCACGACCATCGCATGGCGTCTCGGGCACGTGATCGTCGGCGTTCTGGCGATGCGCAATGCGAGCCACTTCGGACGCACCCCCACCGACTATTCGTCGTTCGAGTACGCAGCGACCGCGGACGAGGCCCTCGCCCAGCTCGATGCCGAACTCGCCACGTGGATCGCAGGCGTCGAGTCCCTCGGGGAATACGGACTCGCCCGGCCGTGCGGTGAAGCGGAAGGACCGTACGCCGAGTACCCGATGGGCATGCTGGTCCTGCACATCCACCGCGAACTCATCCACCATCTGTCCGAGGTCTGCCTCCTGCGGGACCTCTACCTGCACACCCGTACCCGCGCCCGACAGGAGGCGAGCTGACATGGCCCGCGACATCCAGATCACGTTCGACTGCGCCGATCCCGCGGCACTCGCGGATTTCTGGGCGGACGCCCTCGGCTACGAACTCCAGAAGCCGCCCGGCAATTTCGTGTCGTGGGACGACGCACTCGACGCGATGGGGGTGCCGCTCGAACGACGCAACGACGCCTCGGCCGTCGTCGACCCGGACGGAGCAGGACCCCGGCTGTTCTTCCAGAAGGTACCCGAAGGCAAGCAGGCCAAGAACCGGGTGCACCTGGACGTGCGTGCAGCGCCCGGACTCGACGGCGCCGAGCGCATGGCCGCCCTGGAAGCCGAGGCCGAACGGCTCGTCGCGCGCGGGGCCACGCGGCTGCAACGTCACGACCCCGCACCGCCGTTCGGGGCCGGCCACATCGTGATGGCCGACCCCGAGGGCAACGAATTCTGTCTCGACTGAGCCTCGCGGATCAGGCCGGTTCGGAGACCCAGTGGACGAGCTGCCAGATGATCCCGTTGGGATCGGCGAACTGGCAGTACCGTTCACCCCACGGCTCGGTCTCCGGCTCGGTCACCACCGTCGCACCGGCTTCCGCGATGCGCGCGAACTCGGTGTCGACGTCGTCGACGACGAAGGCGATGAGCATGCCCTGACCGGCCGGGCCGGCGACGGATTCGGGCTTGAAGGTCGACAGCCCGGTACGCAGGAACACGATGTTGAAGCCTGCGTCCGGGTGAGTCAACGAGACGAATCCGTCCGCCGACATCTCCTCGGTGAAACCGAAGTGCCGGATCGCGAAATCTGCCGATGCGGCCGTGTCGGCGACGTTGAGCGACAGTGCTGTGGAACCGATTTTCATAGGACCTCCCCCGGGACATAAACCTTGTACGTCGTATAGAGTACTCCGGAGAGCGAGTTTTCGGGAGGCATTTATGGCGCGCGATCTGATCGACCTGCTGTGGCGCGAGCATCCCGATGCGCCGACCGGTGGTTCACGTGGCCCGAAGGCCAAGGTCACCACCAGTTCCGCGGTGGACGCGGCCGTCACCGTCGCCGACGCGGAAGGCCTCGACGCGGTGACGATCCGTCGCCTCGCGACCGATCTGGGTATCTCCGCCATGGCCCTCTACACCCACGTCGGGTCGCGTGACGATCTGATCGTCCTCATGGTCGACGAGGTCCACGCTCGGCAATCCCGGCCGCCCTACGAGTTCCCGTCGTGGCGGGATCGGGTACGGCAGGTCGCCGAGGCCGAACTCGAGCACTACGCCGCGCACTGGTGGCTGCTCGACGTCGACGATCAACGCATGTCCCTCGGACCCGGCACGATCGCGAAGTACGACCACGAACTCCACGCCTTCGACGGAACGTCCCTCGGCGACACGGATCGCGACGCCGCGCTCACGTTCGTCGCGGACTTCGTTCGCGGCGCGGCCCGAGCGCGACGCCCCGACCCGCACGCCGCCGACATGGGCGAAGCCTGGGCGCGATGGAACGAACGCCTGGCGCACTATCTCGGCGACGACCATCCCCTCGCGCAGCGGGTGGGCGCGGCGGCCGGGGCGGAGATGAACGCCGCCTACAGCCCGCACCACGCGTGGGAGTTCGGACTGCAACGCGTCCTCGACGGACTCGAACCGCTCGTCTCGAATGGCGGGGTGCCCACCATCCGCTGAGAGCCCGTCACGATTCCTGTGGATCCGGCCCCGTTTTCCGGGGTCGGATCCACCCGGATCGCATCACCCTTCGCGCACCGCTTCGAGGCGGCGGATCAACGTCGCCGCGTCGAACGGGCCGGTGTGCCGGGTGAGGTCCGAGCCGGTGACGCCGAGGTAGAAGGTGGGCGTTCCGAAGACGTCGCTGGTCTCGGCGTCGAGATCATCGTCCTCGACGCGGTGACGGTACCGCCCCAGGCGAAGGTCCTCGTCGAACCGGTCCATGTCGAGACCCAGCTGCTGGGCGTGTTCGTAGATCTCGTCGCGGGACAGAGCGTCGCTGTGGGTGAACAGGTGGTCGTGCATGTCCCAGAAGCGACCCTGCGCGGCGGCGGCCTCGGACGCTTCGGCGGCGAACCGCGCGTGGGGATGATGCTCGTCGAGGGGCAGGTGCCGGAAGACGTACCGCAGGTCGTCGCCGAAATGGCCGCGCACGTCCCGGATGCTGCCCGTGGCCTTGCTGCAGAACGGGCACTCGAAGTCTCCGTACTCGACGAGTGTGAGCGGAGCGTCGACCGGTCCCCGTATGTGGTCGCGGTCCGGATCCACCGGACGCAGCAGCACGAGCCCGGCAGGTCCCTGCGGCGGATTCAGGCGGTCGGACAGCCGGAACAAAGCCCAGCCCAGCGCCGTGGCGAGAACAGCCGCGAGAAGTACGCCGATTCTGGCGTCGTTGGCCGCTTCGGGAGATTCGATCGCCAGATCCACGATGAACAGTGAGATCGTGAACCCGATGCCGGCGAGCGCGGCACCCCCACCGACGTGCGAGAGGGTGAGTCCCGGCGGCAGGCTGCCCGGACGCAGGCTCGAGAAGACGGCGGTGGCCGCGGTGATGCCCACCAGCTTGCCCACCACGAGACCGAGGACGACGCCCCACGTGATCGGCGACCGGATCGCAGTGCCGACGGTCTCGGCGGAGATCACCACACCCGCGTTGGCGAGGGCGAAGATCGGCACGACGAGGAACGCCGTGTACGGCCGGTAGAGCCGTAACAGCCGCTCGTTCACGGACACCGCGCGGAGCACCCCGAGTTGCGCGGCGCGCGCGTAGTCGGAGTTGGGCGACTGCCGGAACGCCCGCGTGAGTTCGCCGGCACGTTCCACCTCGCTGCGACGCGGCGGATAGACGGGAAGGATCAACGCGATCAGCACACCGGCAAGGGTCGGGTGCACGCCGGACTCGTAGAACGCCACCCACGTCCCGGCCGCGACGACGAAGTAGACGACGCCCCGCCACACTTCGAGCCGACGGAACTGCAGGATCAGCAGCAGTCCGATCGCCGCGGGTATGAGGAAAACCGGCTGCAGATTGTCCGTATAGACGAAGGCGATGATGGCGAGGGCGCCGATGTCGTCGGCCACGGCCAGCGTGAGGATGAAGACGCGCAGCCGGGCCGGGCAGCGGGGCCCGACCAGCGCGAGCGCACCGAGCACGAATGCGGTGTCGGTGGACACGACGACGCCCCACGCTCCTGCGGCCTCCCCACTGGGGTTGAGCAGCAGAAACAGTCCCGCAGGTAGGGCGAGACCCGCGATTGCCGCCACAAGCGGGACCGCCGCGCGCGTCCGGTCGGTGAGCTCTCCCATGGTGAGCTCGCGTTTGACCTCGAGGCCGACGACGAAGAAGAACAGCGTCATGACGGCGTCGTTGACCCAGTGCTCGAGGTCGAGATCGATGCCGTAGTCGCCGATGCTGATGCTGAGCGGCGTGTGCCAGAACGCCTCGTACGAGTCGCCCAGGTTGGCCCAGACCAGAGCGATCAGGGTCGCCGCGAGTACGACGCCTGCCGCGAGCGTGTCGTCGTCCGTGCCGTCGCGGACCCCTGCCAGAAGGTCGGACGCCCGGCGGAGCGTCGTCGGATTCTCGTCGACCGTCATGTGCTCCCTCGTTCCGCAGTCCGCTTCGAGCAACTCGGTGCCGGTGAGTACGCCGACGACATCGCACAACGCCGGGCCCCGGGGCGATTACTTCCGGTATCGGCCGTTCGGACCTGCATTGTCCGAACACAACAGTGCAACCGGTTCCGCCGTACAGGAGGCGGATTGCACCCCTCCGACTACCGACCTCACCCGAAACTAGACCGAATCGTTGTGCCAACAACCGATTTCGGCGTTTCGACAGCCCGACCGTTACATTCCGCCACTACATGTCGCCTCGACGGACGATAGCCCTGCGCGTCCACGCCGGGTATCGTCACGATCCACCGAAGCATCGGTTCCGAATAACCCTCGGCGAGAACAACTTTCCTAAGTTCTCTTACGGAGAGGAGGTGGATCCGTTGCTGCACAGGGGAACGGCCCGAAGAGTTCGATGGATGTTGTTCGCCGCAGTGGGAGCAGGGGTGCTCATCGCGGCGATGACATACCGGCCCGTCTCGGTCGGCGGGGCCGACCCGACGGTCGCGTACGCCCGGTCGTCGCACTCCTCGGTCCCGGTGTGTGCGCCGCCGGACGGCGCGCCCATCCGGCGTCCGGGCGAGCTCGGCGACCATCCGGATCCACCGGATGCGATGGGAGCGGTGGCGAGCGGGCGGATCGGAGGCGTCTTCCACCCGTCCACCACGGTTCACCTGGTCGGACGGGACGTGTGCGAGCAGTACATCGACCGCAGCATCGTCACGACGAGCGACGGCTGGTTCCTGTTCACCGGGCTCATGCCGGGTCGCTACACGCTGCTGAGAGACGACGGAACGGTGCTCACCGAGATCGAGGTCTCCGCCGAGTCACTGGATCATTCCGGACTGGTGCTGGCTTCCGGCTAGGCCGTCAGCACGAGGAGGTATCCGCCGCCGGCCGACTCGATCCTGGTGTCGAACCGCATTCCCGGCTCGAGGCGCGACAAGCGGTCGAGGAGCCACTCCGAGGCGTCCTCCGCGTCCGACTTCTCGGGACACCGGGCAACGGCGACGCGACCACCCTTGCGCGTGAGCTGCTCGACGACGCCGATGATGGGCGCCGGGTCGACGACGAACAACCGGTCGGGCCACGGCACCACGGGTTTGACGGCACCTTTCTTGGTGTTGCAGGCGCGGTGCGCGAGTCGCTCGACTCCGCCCTTGCCCTTACCACCCTTCTTGGCGGTGTTGATGCTGTCGATACTGGGACCGCGCGGGTCGTTGACCGACATGTCGGGGTCCACGGGCTCGTCGCACAACCAGCAACGCCACGCCTCGCGTTCGCCGACTTCTCGAAGGGTACTCATGGGGTCGAACGCTACCGTTCCGCCGAGCAGGAACATCTCGCGGCCGCGAGCAGAGGATGTGGGGCGGGCGGGGCTCGAACCCGCGACCAGCGGATTATG
This window contains:
- a CDS encoding helix-turn-helix transcriptional regulator; its protein translation is MTVESTTERVLRVLALLQSRPSWTAVELAAELGVTDRSVRRDVDRLRALGYPVRATPGVGGGYQLGAGTRLPPLLLHDDEAIATAVSLRLASGSTIAGAAEAALRALAKLDQVMPPRLREEVRAIYGATETVVGASTEIDADTLLALARACRDATRVRFRYTTRQEVDDERTVEPVRMVATGQRWYLMAWDVDRDDWRTFRLDRMRDVAPTTWRFRPRQHPDPVAYVQRSVTESPYRYIARIRLRADADQVRDMVPPQVGRVEDDEDGWCVLVVGADDPDWVVMHVARMGFEAVVLEPPELRAAADRLATRLAAIASRSDR
- a CDS encoding DinB family protein — encoded protein: MTELDRNHLLRQQLDYPVRRRLDGLTDDEYFFEPAPDCWSVRPRGTGTAPVQAGAGAMTIDFAFPEPDPPPFTTIAWRLGHVIVGVLAMRNASHFGRTPTDYSSFEYAATADEALAQLDAELATWIAGVESLGEYGLARPCGEAEGPYAEYPMGMLVLHIHRELIHHLSEVCLLRDLYLHTRTRARQEAS
- a CDS encoding VOC family protein, with the translated sequence MARDIQITFDCADPAALADFWADALGYELQKPPGNFVSWDDALDAMGVPLERRNDASAVVDPDGAGPRLFFQKVPEGKQAKNRVHLDVRAAPGLDGAERMAALEAEAERLVARGATRLQRHDPAPPFGAGHIVMADPEGNEFCLD
- a CDS encoding VOC family protein, which produces MKIGSTALSLNVADTAASADFAIRHFGFTEEMSADGFVSLTHPDAGFNIVFLRTGLSTFKPESVAGPAGQGMLIAFVVDDVDTEFARIAEAGATVVTEPETEPWGERYCQFADPNGIIWQLVHWVSEPA
- a CDS encoding TetR/AcrR family transcriptional regulator, producing the protein MARDLIDLLWREHPDAPTGGSRGPKAKVTTSSAVDAAVTVADAEGLDAVTIRRLATDLGISAMALYTHVGSRDDLIVLMVDEVHARQSRPPYEFPSWRDRVRQVAEAELEHYAAHWWLLDVDDQRMSLGPGTIAKYDHELHAFDGTSLGDTDRDAALTFVADFVRGAARARRPDPHAADMGEAWARWNERLAHYLGDDHPLAQRVGAAAGAEMNAAYSPHHAWEFGLQRVLDGLEPLVSNGGVPTIR
- the nhaA gene encoding Na+/H+ antiporter NhaA, which translates into the protein MTVDENPTTLRRASDLLAGVRDGTDDDTLAAGVVLAATLIALVWANLGDSYEAFWHTPLSISIGDYGIDLDLEHWVNDAVMTLFFFVVGLEVKRELTMGELTDRTRAAVPLVAAIAGLALPAGLFLLLNPSGEAAGAWGVVVSTDTAFVLGALALVGPRCPARLRVFILTLAVADDIGALAIIAFVYTDNLQPVFLIPAAIGLLLILQFRRLEVWRGVVYFVVAAGTWVAFYESGVHPTLAGVLIALILPVYPPRRSEVERAGELTRAFRQSPNSDYARAAQLGVLRAVSVNERLLRLYRPYTAFLVVPIFALANAGVVISAETVGTAIRSPITWGVVLGLVVGKLVGITAATAVFSSLRPGSLPPGLTLSHVGGGAALAGIGFTISLFIVDLAIESPEAANDARIGVLLAAVLATALGWALFRLSDRLNPPQGPAGLVLLRPVDPDRDHIRGPVDAPLTLVEYGDFECPFCSKATGSIRDVRGHFGDDLRYVFRHLPLDEHHPHARFAAEASEAAAAQGRFWDMHDHLFTHSDALSRDEIYEHAQQLGLDMDRFDEDLRLGRYRHRVEDDDLDAETSDVFGTPTFYLGVTGSDLTRHTGPFDAATLIRRLEAVREG